A single window of Flagellimonas maritima DNA harbors:
- a CDS encoding nucleoid-associated protein, translated as MLNLYPAQIESVSLHSVGNKNKGESIFLSAEPFSLNDEMSGLLKEYFFKPFREKEENYFRFSNEVDVEFNEVYKSVAELFGNPSKTHLLSKKITTHLFEQSNHPHIKSGEVYVVNFSDVVIDNEKTDAVGIFKSELKHDFLQFKEKEQNLEILIRQGININKLDKGCLIFNVNKEEGYKVLSVDSNRYDAKYWLEDFLGLIPLTDENFYTKNYLKFCQNFAKDVVLPAEDKQQEVMFMNRAVNHFAKNDAFEESNFLNEVLENPELIPEFKHYKVEKGPKFSIEDVSNFDIANKAVSDARKKIKNVINLDTNIQIKMDFINPESAEKFVEKGWDEEKQMYYYLVYFNKEQKS; from the coding sequence ATGCTGAACCTATATCCTGCCCAAATTGAAAGTGTTTCGTTACATAGCGTTGGCAACAAAAATAAAGGCGAATCTATTTTTTTATCCGCAGAACCCTTTTCGTTGAATGATGAAATGTCGGGGCTTTTAAAAGAATACTTTTTCAAACCCTTTAGAGAGAAGGAAGAAAACTATTTCAGATTTTCGAATGAGGTAGATGTGGAGTTCAATGAAGTTTATAAATCAGTTGCAGAGCTGTTTGGAAATCCTTCAAAAACACATTTACTTTCAAAAAAGATTACTACACATCTTTTTGAGCAATCCAATCATCCACACATAAAAAGCGGTGAGGTTTATGTAGTCAATTTTTCGGATGTGGTAATCGACAATGAAAAAACAGATGCGGTAGGTATTTTTAAAAGTGAATTGAAGCATGATTTTCTTCAATTCAAGGAAAAAGAGCAAAACCTTGAAATTTTAATTCGCCAAGGAATCAATATCAATAAATTGGATAAAGGCTGTCTCATTTTTAATGTTAATAAAGAGGAAGGCTATAAAGTTTTATCCGTGGATAGTAACCGATATGATGCCAAATACTGGCTTGAAGACTTTCTTGGCCTGATTCCATTGACAGATGAAAATTTCTATACAAAGAATTACCTCAAATTCTGTCAGAACTTTGCAAAAGATGTTGTACTTCCTGCAGAGGATAAACAACAAGAAGTCATGTTCATGAACCGTGCGGTAAATCATTTCGCCAAGAATGACGCTTTCGAGGAAAGTAATTTTTTGAACGAAGTGTTGGAAAACCCTGAACTTATACCAGAGTTCAAACACTACAAAGTAGAGAAAGGGCCAAAATTCAGTATCGAGGACGTTTCCAATTTTGATATCGCCAACAAGGCCGTTTCAGATGCACGAAAGAAAATAAAAAACGTCATCAATCTAGATACCAATATTCAAATTAAAATGGATTTTATAAATCCTGAATCCGCTGAAAAATTTGTCGAAAAAGGATGGGATGAGGAAAAACAGATGTACTATTATCTGGTCTATTTTAACAAAGAGCAGAAATCCTGA
- a CDS encoding ABC transporter ATP-binding protein, with the protein METILTVNNLTKKFGFLTAVKDLSFTIEKGNVYGILGPNGSGKSTTLGIILNVVNRTSGDFSWFDGNTSTHEALKKVGAIIERPNFYPYMTAVQNLRLVCKIKEVPETKIQEKLELVGLWDRKDSKFRTYSLGMKQRLAIASALLNDPEILILDEPTNGLDPQGIHQIREIIKKITSQGTTILLASHLLDEVEKVCSHVVILRKGEKLYSGPVDSMLASHGFFELRTTDMEKLESLLEKNPSFGKIIKENGTLTAFLNEEMNAEALNRMLFEKGMILSHLVKRKESLEEQFLTLTKNS; encoded by the coding sequence TTGGAAACAATACTGACCGTAAACAATCTTACAAAAAAATTTGGCTTTCTAACTGCTGTAAAAGATCTATCATTCACTATTGAAAAGGGAAACGTTTACGGTATTTTGGGACCCAATGGTAGTGGTAAGTCCACTACTCTTGGCATCATCTTAAATGTCGTCAATAGAACATCTGGAGATTTTAGCTGGTTCGATGGAAATACCTCTACCCACGAAGCTTTGAAAAAAGTTGGTGCCATTATAGAAAGACCCAACTTTTATCCTTACATGACGGCCGTGCAAAACTTAAGACTAGTTTGTAAAATTAAAGAAGTCCCTGAAACGAAAATTCAGGAAAAACTTGAGTTGGTGGGTTTATGGGACAGGAAAGACAGCAAGTTTAGAACATACTCTTTAGGTATGAAGCAACGATTGGCCATTGCTTCCGCACTTTTGAACGATCCCGAAATCCTCATTCTTGATGAGCCCACAAATGGTCTGGACCCGCAGGGAATCCATCAGATTCGTGAAATCATTAAAAAAATAACAAGTCAAGGAACTACTATTTTACTTGCCTCACATTTATTGGATGAAGTGGAAAAAGTATGTTCCCATGTGGTAATTCTCAGAAAAGGTGAAAAACTGTACTCCGGTCCCGTAGACAGTATGCTAGCTAGTCATGGTTTTTTTGAATTGAGGACAACCGATATGGAAAAACTTGAATCTTTATTGGAGAAAAATCCAAGTTTTGGGAAAATCATAAAAGAAAACGGGACATTGACCGCTTTTCTAAATGAAGAAATGAACGCCGAAGCACTCAATAGAATGCTTTTTGAAAAAGGTATGATACTGTCCCATCTAGTTAAAAGAAAAGAAAGTCTTGAAGAACAATTTTTAACCTTGACCAAAAACAGCTAA
- a CDS encoding ABC transporter permease, translated as MVRLLQIEFIKLWNNRASKILISSYFVLLTSIALIAAIKFDIGPIKFHLAEIGIFNFPYIWHFNTFVTAFFKLFLAIVIVSMMANEYSNKTIKQNLIDGLSKKEFILSKFLTVISFALVSTVFVFVVSLILGSIYSDYDELSIVFSDLEFLVAFFVKLVGFFSFCLFLGILVKRSAFSLGFLVIWQILEGITTGLIRWKLFDKETTEMVMGFFPLQSMYNLIKEPITRLEAVQTVADQVGEKINLDYQVHWYEILIVLGWTAIFIYLSYALLKKRDL; from the coding sequence ATGGTACGTTTACTTCAAATAGAGTTCATAAAACTCTGGAACAACAGAGCCAGTAAGATATTGATATCTTCCTACTTTGTACTTTTGACTTCGATTGCATTGATAGCGGCCATAAAGTTCGATATAGGTCCTATCAAATTTCATTTAGCTGAAATCGGTATTTTCAACTTTCCTTACATATGGCATTTCAACACATTTGTAACTGCTTTCTTTAAACTGTTTTTGGCAATAGTAATCGTCTCCATGATGGCCAACGAATATAGCAATAAGACCATTAAACAGAATTTAATAGACGGACTATCCAAAAAGGAATTTATTCTTTCAAAATTTCTTACTGTAATTTCTTTTGCATTGGTCTCTACGGTATTTGTGTTTGTTGTATCCCTTATTTTAGGTTCTATCTACTCAGATTATGATGAACTATCCATCGTGTTTTCTGATTTGGAATTTTTAGTAGCATTTTTTGTAAAACTGGTAGGCTTCTTTTCATTCTGTCTTTTCTTGGGGATCCTTGTAAAACGGTCTGCATTTTCTTTGGGCTTTCTTGTAATATGGCAAATTTTAGAGGGCATAACTACTGGCCTAATACGATGGAAATTATTTGATAAAGAAACCACGGAAATGGTCATGGGCTTTTTTCCTTTGCAATCAATGTACAATCTTATCAAAGAACCAATAACAAGACTGGAAGCTGTACAGACCGTCGCAGACCAAGTAGGTGAAAAAATAAATTTAGATTATCAAGTACACTGGTATGAAATTCTGATTGTTCTCGGTTGGACAGCTATTTTCATCTATTTATCCTATGCATTGCTAAAAAAGCGTGATTTATAG
- a CDS encoding T9SS type B sorting domain-containing protein — MLKKLLYIGLVLIPFFSIAQSCPSLLNPLGGATNVPVETAISWEIIPGVAGYSIAIGTTPGAQDIVAERNVGSANFFRPPVGLPSNTQVHITITLLFFDGTENIVCPSNSFNTENVNTIPNCTSIKNPSNNEIDVNFRTNLRWDYSPKANNYRLSIGTSIGGSEIFGPQNVGNVLTFNPPDDFPLNTEIFVTIVPLNNIGIAQNCISQSFITQDIETNLGCTRLISPRNGDSNIPLTTILQWEPVSGAQSYTVSLGTTPDGKEILRDREVFATMLPVLEFEPNRTIFVIIIPKNELGEAINCSEETFSTAIGCGPFLDRTTGEIITLFPDLNFPNSFVLCENSEPVLLSTNTIAETYRWTSITSGGNEIELLSETQEVVISEGGLYRLDVTNFADPNGNNIPCTSSQEFSVEVIPGPSINSIDVKREGETITLTVNVSGNSQYDFALNDINGPYQDSNIFTNVPIGKNTVYVRDKSENGCIRWQDVEQDLISEGFPKFFTPNGDGINDFWRYTRPPNLEEDFQIVSISIYDRYGRLIFNITPNSNEWNGQLNGRPLPASDYWYRAIGTDNREFKGHFALRR; from the coding sequence ATGCTAAAAAAATTGCTTTACATAGGATTAGTATTAATCCCTTTTTTTTCCATTGCCCAGAGTTGTCCGTCACTCCTTAATCCTTTAGGAGGTGCTACGAATGTTCCTGTAGAAACTGCTATATCATGGGAGATAATTCCAGGTGTAGCGGGCTATTCTATTGCAATAGGAACTACCCCAGGAGCACAAGATATAGTTGCTGAAAGAAACGTTGGGAGTGCAAATTTCTTTAGACCACCAGTAGGGCTTCCAAGCAATACTCAAGTTCATATAACAATTACACTACTTTTTTTTGACGGAACAGAGAACATAGTTTGTCCAAGTAATTCTTTTAATACTGAAAATGTTAATACCATACCCAATTGCACATCAATTAAAAACCCTTCAAATAATGAGATTGATGTAAATTTCAGAACAAATCTTAGATGGGATTATTCTCCAAAAGCTAATAATTATAGATTGAGTATAGGTACAAGTATTGGAGGTTCTGAAATTTTTGGTCCACAAAATGTGGGAAATGTATTAACATTTAATCCCCCTGATGATTTTCCTTTGAATACAGAAATTTTTGTAACCATTGTACCCTTAAATAATATTGGAATTGCTCAAAATTGTATTTCACAATCATTTATTACCCAAGATATAGAAACAAATTTGGGGTGTACGAGATTGATTTCCCCTCGAAATGGTGATTCAAATATCCCACTAACGACAATATTGCAATGGGAGCCAGTATCAGGTGCACAGAGTTACACAGTAAGTTTGGGTACTACACCAGATGGAAAAGAAATACTACGCGACAGAGAAGTGTTTGCCACCATGTTACCTGTTTTAGAATTTGAACCCAACAGAACTATATTTGTGATTATAATACCAAAGAACGAACTTGGTGAAGCTATAAACTGTAGTGAAGAAACTTTCTCTACTGCAATAGGCTGTGGCCCTTTTTTAGATAGAACGACTGGAGAAATTATAACACTCTTTCCAGATTTAAATTTTCCAAATTCTTTTGTTTTATGCGAGAATTCGGAACCTGTTTTGTTATCTACTAATACTATTGCCGAAACCTATAGATGGACAAGTATTACATCTGGGGGGAACGAAATTGAGCTTTTATCAGAAACCCAGGAAGTTGTAATATCGGAAGGTGGCCTTTACCGATTGGATGTTACCAATTTTGCAGACCCAAACGGAAACAACATTCCGTGTACTTCTTCTCAAGAATTTAGCGTAGAGGTAATACCAGGTCCCAGTATAAATTCTATAGACGTAAAACGAGAGGGTGAAACCATTACATTGACGGTAAATGTATCTGGAAACAGTCAGTATGATTTTGCTTTAAATGACATAAATGGACCATATCAAGACAGCAATATTTTTACCAACGTGCCCATTGGAAAAAATACTGTTTATGTTAGGGATAAAAGCGAAAATGGCTGTATACGCTGGCAAGATGTTGAACAGGATTTAATATCAGAAGGTTTTCCCAAATTTTTTACTCCAAATGGAGATGGAATCAACGATTTTTGGCGATATACGCGCCCTCCTAATTTAGAAGAGGATTTTCAAATTGTTTCCATCTCGATATACGATAGGTATGGGAGACTTATTTTTAATATTACACCTAATTCAAATGAATGGAATGGTCAATTGAATGGTCGTCCCCTACCCGCTTCCGATTATTGGTACAGGGCAATTGGAACCGACAACAGAGAATTTAAAGGACATTTTGCATTAAGACGATAA